The following are encoded together in the Ovis aries strain OAR_USU_Benz2616 breed Rambouillet chromosome X, ARS-UI_Ramb_v3.0, whole genome shotgun sequence genome:
- the LOC114111346 gene encoding LOW QUALITY PROTEIN: RNA-binding motif protein, X chromosome-like (The sequence of the model RefSeq protein was modified relative to this genomic sequence to represent the inferred CDS: inserted 1 base in 1 codon; substituted 1 base at 1 genomic stop codon), which produces MVEADRPGKLFIGGLNTETNEKALEAVFGKYGRIVEVLLMKDRETNKSRGFAFVTFESPADAKDAARDMNGKSLDGKAIKVEQATKPSFESGRRGPPLPPRSRGPPRGLXGGRGGSGGTRGPPSHGGHMDDGGYSMNFNMSSSRGPLPXRGPPPRSGGPPPKRSAPSGPVRSSSGMGGRAPVSRGRDSYGGPPRREPLPSCRDVYLSPRDDGYSTKDSYSSRDYPNSRDTRDYAPPPRDYTYRDYGHSSSRDDYPSRGYSDRDGYGRDRDYSDHPSGGSYRDSYESYGNSRSAPPTRGPLPSYGGSSCYDDYSSSRDGYGGSRDSYSSSRSDLYSSGRDRVGRQERGLPPSMERGYPPPRDSYSSSSRGAPRGGGRGGSRSDRGGGRSRY; this is translated from the exons atggtTGAGGCAGATCGCCCAGGAAAGCTCTTTATCGGTGGCCTCAATACAGAAACCAATGAGAAAGCCCTTGAAGCAGTATTTGGCAAATATGGACGAATAGTGGAAGTTCTCTTGATGAAAGATCGTGAAACCAACAAATCTAGAGGATTTGCTTTTGTCACCTTTGAAAGCCCAGCAGATGCTAAGGATGCAGCCAGAGACATGAATGGAAAGTCCTTAGATGGAAAAGCCATCAAAGTAGAACAAGCCACTAAACCGTCATTTGAAAGTGGTAGACGTGGACCACCTCTGCCTCCAAGAAGCAGAGGCCCTCCCAGAGGTctttgaggaggaagaggaggaagtggaggaaCCAGGGGACCTCCATCCCATGGAGGGCACATGGATGATGGTGGCTATTCCATGAATTTTAACATGAGTTCTTCCAGGGGACCACTTC GAAGAGGACCACCACCACGAAGTGGGGGTCCTCCTCCTAAAAGATCTGCCCCTTCAGGACCAGTTCGAAGCAGCAGTGGAATGGGAGGAAGAGCTCCTGTATCACGTGGAAGAGATAGTTACGGAGGTCCACCTCGAAGGGAACCCTTGCCCTCTTGTAGAGATGTTTATTTGTCCCCAAGAGATGATGGATATTCTACTAAAGACAGCTATTCAAGCAGAGATTACCCAAATTCTCGTGATACAAGAGATTATGCACCACCACCAAGAGATTATACTTACCGTGATTATGGTCATTCCAGTTCACGTGATGACTATCCATCAAGAGGCTATAGTGATAGAGATGGCTATGGTCGTGATCGTGACTATTCAGATCATCCAAGTGGAGGTTCCTACAGAGATTCATATGAGAGTTATGGTAACTCACGTAGTGCTCCACCTACACGAGGGCCCCTGCCATCTTATGGTGGAAGCAGTTGCTATGATGATTACAGCAGCTCACGTGACGGATATGGTGGAAGTCGAGACAGTTACTCAAGCAGCCGAAGTGATCTCTACTCAAGTGGTCGTGATCGGGTTGGCAGACAAGAAAGAGGGCTTCCCCCTTCTATGGAAAGGGGGTACCCTCCTCCACGAGATTCCTACAGCAGTTCAAGCCGCGGAGCACCAAGAGGTGGTGGCCGTGGAGGAAGCCGATCTGATAGAGGGGGAGGCAGGAgcagatattaa